The window TTTGTTATCTATTAGGGAAGATATGTTATTAACCGATGTAAGTGAACGTCTACTAACTGCTAACAATCTACAGCAGCATGATTTAGTAAACCTATTGGATATTTTGTCTTCAAGAAGAATTGATTATGGTGATATCTATTTTTTATCTGGCTACTATGAAAGCTGGACTTTGGAAGATAAAATCATTAAAAATGCCTCTTTTCATCGAGATCAAGGGGTAGGTATTAGAGCTATTGTGGGTGAAAAAACAGGATTTGCTTATACTGATCACATATCGCTGCCGAAATTAGAACAAAGTGCTATTGCGGTACAAAGCATTATTCAAGATACACAAAAACTAGCAATCACGCCTATAAAGACGGTTAACCAAATTGCAATATATGCAAGTATCAATCCGATTAATAGTATGCCACAAGAAGCTAAAATTCAATTATTGCAAAATATTGATCGTGTGGCTCGCTCACTAGATCAAAGAGTCATTGAAGTAACTGCATCGTTATCGGGCAGTTATGAAGATGTGCTTATTGCAGCGACAGATGGTACCTTAGCTACAGATATCCGACCATTAGTCCGTTTATCTATATCGGTTCTTGTTGAAGAAAATGGAATCAGAGAGCGAGGAAGCTGTGGTGGCGGTGGACGATTCGGCTACGAGTATTTCCTATCGATTAATCCACTAACCGGCGAAACGCAAACGGATACTTATACTAAAGAGGCGGTTAGATTAGCTCTAGTTGCGTTATCAGCATCAGATGCACCAGCGGGAACAATGCCCGTTGTTTTAGGTGCTGGTTGGCCAGCAGTCCTGCTACATGAAGCAGTTGGACATGGGCTAGAAGGAGACTTTAATCGCAAAAAATCATCAGTTTTTAGTAATAAGATCGGTGAATTAGTAACTTCTGAATTATGCACTATTGTCGATGATGCAACACTAAAAGATCGTCGAGGTTCGCTGACTGTCGATGATGAAGGTGTTGCAGGGCAAAAAACAGTATTAATAGAAAATGGCATTTTAAAAGGCTATATGTTCGATAAATTGAATGCAAAATTAATGAATACATCTTCTACAGGCAATGGACGTAGAGAAAACTATTCTTGCTTACCGATGCCAAGAATGACCAATACCTACATGCTAGGTGGTACCTCAGAGTTCGATGAGATTATTAATAGTGTTGATTATGGTTTATATGCTCCTGGCTTTGCTGGCGGCCAAGTTGATATAACGTCAGGTAAATTTGTTTTCTCAACTTCTGAAGCCTATTTAATTGAAAAAGGTAAAATAACCAAGCCTGTTAAAGGTGCAACCTTGATTGGTTCAGGAATCGAAACGATGCAAAATATATCAATGGTTGGTAATGACATGGCACTTGATATTGGCGTTGGTGTTTGTGGTAAAGCAGGACAAAGTGTGCCAGTTGGTGTTGGTCAGCCAACATTAAAAGTGAATAATTTGACTGTTGGTGGTACTATTAACAAATAGTAACAGGATATTTAGAGAGAAGAGAAATAGAATAAATGGATACAATAATTGCGCTTTATCATGCTTTTCTTGCTATGGATTTAGTTGTTTTACAAGACCCTAAAGTCTTGTGGACTCTTTATGGCATGCTATTTGTTATTTTATTATTAGAAAATGGTATTTTACCTGCAGCATTTTTACCTGGCGATAGTTTACTATTTTTAACAGGCGTACTCATTAGCCTTGATGTTTTTCACTTTGGACTCATTAATGTTATTCTGATTTGTGGTGGTGCTTTTGGTACTTGGCTCGGTTACCTACAAGGGCGTTGGCTAGGTAATACTAAAGTCATTAAAAACTGGATGGCACATTTACCTGAGAAATATCACAAAAGAACAGAGATACTATTTCATAAATATGGCCTACAAGCTCTCTTTATTGGCCGCTTTATTCCGTTTGTTCGTACAGCACTACCAATTATGGCTGGACTTTCAGGATTAAAAAATAATCGTTTTCATATTTATAATTGGGTCAGTGCAACACTATGGATTTTCTTGATTGTAACATTGGGCTATCTATTTGGATTATCATCAATATTTAAAGCATATGAGAAACAGTTTATGACCTTCTTAATGCTTATTCCTGTATTTCTACTTACGATAGGTCTTATTGCTTCAATCATAGTAGTAGTTAAAAGACGTTTTTCTCAGAAAAACAGCAAACAGAAAAAGAGAGAAATCAACCGATAAGCCGGGTTCTGTCGAGGACAATCATTCATCTAGGCTAATGCTCACGCATTAGCTCAAGCAGTCTACCCGGATTCAACGCGGGCCGCGCCAATGAATCCCTATTTGACCTTGCTCCAAGTGGAGTTTACCGTGCCACAACTGTTACCAATTGCGCGGTGTGCTCTTACCACACCCTTTCACCCTTACCTGATCTGCAAGCAGCCATCGGCGGTATACTTTCTGTTGCACTTGTCGTGAACTTTCACTCTCGCAAAAGCTCCCCAGGCGTTACCTGGCACTTTGCCCTATGGAGCCCGGACTTTCCTCCCCTTTGTTTGTCTCCAGTTATGGACAACAACAAAGCAGCGATTGTCTGGTTGATTTCTGCGTGAAGCATATCCTAATCAAAGTCACTTGTAAACTATTTAGTCCATAATGAAAACGAACAGATAATTAATCCCTATAATATAAAAGGCTATTTTATATTAATATAATATATTTCAATATGTTAAAAACATAAACGTGATCTTTGTCACACTTTCAAAATCCATGCATTCAAAATATTTGTGACAATGATCACGTTAAAGAATAATTTTTGGTGAATTTTGATTAACTAAACACATACAATAGCCAGCATCTTAGAAGAAAAAATGGAATAAATTATGTCTAACTCAAACCTGAAGTTAAAAGTACAAAATTTCGGACGGTTCTTAAGTAATATGGTGATGCCTAATATTGGAGCCTTTATCGCTTGGGGTTTTATCACTGCAATTTTTCTTTATCCTTCCGGATGGTTTCCTAATGAAACCATAGCACAATTAATCGGACCGATGATCTCCTACCTATTACCACTATTAATAGGTTATACCGGAGGGAAGCTAATTTACGGTGAAAGAGGCGGTGTTGTTGGTGCTATAACAACAATGGGAGTAATTGTTGGCTCTGATATTCCAATGTTTCTTGGAGCAATGATTGTTGGACCTCTTGGCGGTAAGGCAATTAAAGAATTTGATAAAATCATCGATGGAAAAATTAAAAGTGGCTTTGAAATGCTAATAAATAATTTTTCATCTGGAATTATTGGTATGTTGCTTGCCCTTTTATCTTTTTTTGCTATCGGACCTTTTGTTGTTAAAGCATCAGCAATATTAGCAATTGGAGTCGATTTTATGGTACAAGCTAATTTGTTACCATTAACGGCTATTATTGTTGAACCAGCAAAAATCTTATTTTTAAATAATGCAATCAACCATGGTATTTTTTCACCTTTAGGTATTCAACAAGCAGCCGAATATTCTAAATCGATTTTCTTTTTAATCGAAGCAAACCCAGGACCAGGATTAGGTTTACTATTAGCATATATGGCTTTTGGTAAAGGAGCAGCAAAAAGTTCATCTGGTGGTGCTGCAATTATTCAATTCTTTGGCGGTATTCATGAAATTTACTTCCCTTATGTTCTAATGAACCCGCGTTTAATCATCGCAATGATTTTAGGTGGAATGACAGGAATATTTACACTAACCTTGTTTAATGCTGGCCTTAGCGCACCGGCATCTCCAGGATCAATTATAGCTGTGCTTGCAGTTACACCAAAAGGTTCAATGATTGGGGTTATTTCATCAGTGATTGCTTCGGCGGTGGTCACCTTTATTGCCTCTGCTATTTTATTAAAAAGTACTAAAAATACAGAAAAAAATCTGGAAGATGCACAAGCAAATATAGCAACAATGAAAAGCAAGTCTAAAGGTTTAAATACTGAACATAATTATGCCAAAGTAAAGAAAATCATTGTAGCTTGTGATGCTGGTATGGGATCAAGTGCCATGGGTGCAGGTGTTTTAAATAAAAAAATCAATGATGCAGGACTCGATATCGCAGTAACAAATCTTGCTATTAATAACTTACCATCAGATGTTGATATTGTTATTACACATAAAGATTTAACAGACCGAGCAAAACAATATGCTCCAAATGCTCATCATATTTCATTAACAAATTTCCTTGATAGTGGACTATATGAACAACTTGTTAAATCGTTATTAGCAACACATACTGTAGTTACAGTAGAAACAGAACAACCAGTAAAAGAGACAACTAATAATATATTCCAATTAACTGCTGATGATATCTTTTTAGCTCAACACGCTCAAACTAAAGAAGAAGTAATTCGTTTTGCAGGACAAAAGCTAGTAGAAAGAGGTTATGTTAAACCTGAATATATTGATGCCATGCTAAAACGAGAAAAGCTAACAAGTACTTACTTAGGACAATCTATCGCAGTGCCACATGGGACTATCGAAGCGAAAGATCAAGTACTCAAAACAGGAATTGTTTTCTGCCAATATCCACAAGGAGTTCAATTTGGTGACGAGGAAGATGATAAAGCACGGATTGTCATTGCTATCGCTGCTCGTAATAATGAACATCTACATGTGATATCAAAATTAACTAGCGCACTTGATGATGAAGATATTATCAAAAAATTGATTGAAACAGACAATATAGAAGATGTGTTATCTATTTTAGCTTAATACATTTATAAGAATACGTCTTACTTTAAGGCGTATTCTTTCAATAAAATTTATTTTAAGGTGAATACTATGCAAGTTTTACATTTTGGAGCGGGTAATATTGGACGTGGATTTATTGGTAAATTATTATCAGATGCAGGATTAGAAGTCACATTTGCAGACGTCAATCAAAGCGTTGTTGAGGCATTAGCAACTCGACATAAATACCCAGTTAACGTTGTTGGTGAACAAACTGCGATTGAAATTGTTACAGGTGTTGATGCAATTAGTAGTTTATCAGATGATGTAATACAAAAGATCACCGAAGTTGATTTTATTACTACTGCGGTGGGTCCACAAATATTGACTAGAATTGCCAGCTCGATTGCAAATGGATTAGTCGCACGAATGAAATGTAATAATACTCAACCATTAAATATTATTGCTTGCGAAAATATGGTTAGAGGCACTAGCTTGTTTAAAGGTTATATTTTAGCTGAATTACCACAGCAATATCATGATTGGGTAGAACAACATGTTGGATTTATTGATTCAGCAGTTGACCGAATTGTACCGCCTGCGGTATCCAAATCAGGCGATATATTAGAAGTAACTGTTGAAACTTTTGCGGAATGGATTGTTGATAAAACACAGTTTAAAGGACATCCACCAAAAATTAGAGGAATGGAACTCACTGATAACTTAATGGCATTCGTTGAACGGAAACTATTTACGCTTAATACTGGACATGCTATCACTGCGTATTTGGGACACTATTATGGTATTAACACGATACGAGATGCAATTTTAGATAAAAAAATTCGTTTAATCGTACAAGGTGCAATGGAAGAAAGCGGACAAGTTTTAATCAAACGCTATAACTTTGATGATACCAAGCACCAAGCTTATATAGAAAAAATTATTACTCGCTTTGAAAATCCTTATTTACTTGATGATACTGACCGCGTTGGGCGCCAACCAATTCGTAAATTAGGTGTAGCAGATCGTTTAATCAAACCATTATTAGGTACATTTGAATATCAAACCCCTCATGAAAATTTACTAATTGGTATCGCAGCAGCATTACATTATCGTAATAGTGAGGATGAGCAAGCGATTGAACTTGCAAAAATGATTGATGAACATGGTGTAGCTAAAACATTGAGTCTATTATCTACGATTGATATGCATCATCCAATAATAAAAAAAGTTGCTGATATTTACACTTCCATGCAAAATAAGAGCTTTTAATTATTAGCTAAGATCATGTCCGATAATCAACAAGAAGATGAGATTCTCGAAAAATTAAATCAACGGTCCGATATTCATGGGCTGTTGATTTGTGCTATCGAAATTATAGATGAGATTATTGATCATCTAATAATGAAGGCTTTTCGTAAAGAACAA is drawn from Orbaceae bacterium BiB and contains these coding sequences:
- the tldD gene encoding metalloprotease TldD, encoding MLLTDVSERLLTANNLQQHDLVNLLDILSSRRIDYGDIYFLSGYYESWTLEDKIIKNASFHRDQGVGIRAIVGEKTGFAYTDHISLPKLEQSAIAVQSIIQDTQKLAITPIKTVNQIAIYASINPINSMPQEAKIQLLQNIDRVARSLDQRVIEVTASLSGSYEDVLIAATDGTLATDIRPLVRLSISVLVEENGIRERGSCGGGGRFGYEYFLSINPLTGETQTDTYTKEAVRLALVALSASDAPAGTMPVVLGAGWPAVLLHEAVGHGLEGDFNRKKSSVFSNKIGELVTSELCTIVDDATLKDRRGSLTVDDEGVAGQKTVLIENGILKGYMFDKLNAKLMNTSSTGNGRRENYSCLPMPRMTNTYMLGGTSEFDEIINSVDYGLYAPGFAGGQVDITSGKFVFSTSEAYLIEKGKITKPVKGATLIGSGIETMQNISMVGNDMALDIGVGVCGKAGQSVPVGVGQPTLKVNNLTVGGTINK
- a CDS encoding PTS mannitol transporter subunit IICBA, yielding MSNSNLKLKVQNFGRFLSNMVMPNIGAFIAWGFITAIFLYPSGWFPNETIAQLIGPMISYLLPLLIGYTGGKLIYGERGGVVGAITTMGVIVGSDIPMFLGAMIVGPLGGKAIKEFDKIIDGKIKSGFEMLINNFSSGIIGMLLALLSFFAIGPFVVKASAILAIGVDFMVQANLLPLTAIIVEPAKILFLNNAINHGIFSPLGIQQAAEYSKSIFFLIEANPGPGLGLLLAYMAFGKGAAKSSSGGAAIIQFFGGIHEIYFPYVLMNPRLIIAMILGGMTGIFTLTLFNAGLSAPASPGSIIAVLAVTPKGSMIGVISSVIASAVVTFIASAILLKSTKNTEKNLEDAQANIATMKSKSKGLNTEHNYAKVKKIIVACDAGMGSSAMGAGVLNKKINDAGLDIAVTNLAINNLPSDVDIVITHKDLTDRAKQYAPNAHHISLTNFLDSGLYEQLVKSLLATHTVVTVETEQPVKETTNNIFQLTADDIFLAQHAQTKEEVIRFAGQKLVERGYVKPEYIDAMLKREKLTSTYLGQSIAVPHGTIEAKDQVLKTGIVFCQYPQGVQFGDEEDDKARIVIAIAARNNEHLHVISKLTSALDDEDIIKKLIETDNIEDVLSILA
- a CDS encoding mannitol-1-phosphate 5-dehydrogenase → MQVLHFGAGNIGRGFIGKLLSDAGLEVTFADVNQSVVEALATRHKYPVNVVGEQTAIEIVTGVDAISSLSDDVIQKITEVDFITTAVGPQILTRIASSIANGLVARMKCNNTQPLNIIACENMVRGTSLFKGYILAELPQQYHDWVEQHVGFIDSAVDRIVPPAVSKSGDILEVTVETFAEWIVDKTQFKGHPPKIRGMELTDNLMAFVERKLFTLNTGHAITAYLGHYYGINTIRDAILDKKIRLIVQGAMEESGQVLIKRYNFDDTKHQAYIEKIITRFENPYLLDDTDRVGRQPIRKLGVADRLIKPLLGTFEYQTPHENLLIGIAAALHYRNSEDEQAIELAKMIDEHGVAKTLSLLSTIDMHHPIIKKVADIYTSMQNKSF